One Thermodesulfobacteriota bacterium DNA window includes the following coding sequences:
- a CDS encoding S1C family serine protease: protein MRRSAIKMLLCLWVGLSVAYPLDSPANQDAKEILKAIVKIRSLIPKEAHSAQTLGTEREGSGVVIDTKGHILTIGYLIIEAESIEVTPKEGKPVRARFVGFDHASGLGLLKTESPLEVRPIKLGQSSKVKEGEPVIMAAFGDEEAVQAVGVISRKEFTGYWEYILEEALYTAPAFANYGGAALIDRNGELVGIGSLLSQVVIPGLGTISCNISVPIDLLPPILNDLMTKGRPQKAPRPWLGIFAEEAQGRVFITRVAPGGPAEKGGLKAGDLILTVKGREVNGLNDFYRKVWALGEAGVEVPLSILRGIQIQEIKIRSSSRYQFLHRPEKVL from the coding sequence CGGCTTATCGGTTGCCTACCCATTGGATTCTCCGGCCAACCAGGACGCAAAGGAGATTCTCAAGGCCATCGTCAAGATTCGATCCCTGATCCCCAAGGAGGCCCACTCGGCCCAGACGCTCGGAACGGAGCGGGAAGGAAGCGGGGTGGTGATCGATACCAAAGGGCATATCCTGACCATCGGATATCTGATCATCGAGGCGGAATCGATCGAAGTCACTCCGAAAGAAGGGAAACCTGTTCGGGCAAGGTTTGTCGGTTTCGATCACGCCTCAGGACTCGGACTCTTGAAGACGGAGAGCCCCCTCGAGGTGAGGCCCATCAAATTGGGTCAGTCGTCGAAGGTCAAAGAGGGGGAGCCGGTCATCATGGCCGCATTTGGGGACGAGGAGGCGGTCCAGGCCGTCGGCGTCATCAGCCGGAAGGAGTTTACCGGATATTGGGAGTATATCCTGGAGGAGGCCCTTTATACGGCTCCGGCCTTCGCCAATTACGGAGGGGCTGCACTGATCGACCGCAACGGCGAGCTGGTGGGCATCGGGTCCCTTTTGAGCCAGGTGGTCATTCCTGGACTCGGGACGATCTCCTGCAATATCTCCGTTCCCATAGATCTTCTCCCGCCGATCCTGAATGACCTGATGACGAAGGGCCGTCCTCAGAAGGCTCCGAGGCCCTGGTTGGGAATTTTCGCCGAAGAGGCCCAGGGAAGGGTCTTCATCACCCGGGTGGCCCCAGGAGGGCCGGCTGAGAAGGGTGGCCTTAAGGCGGGAGATCTCATCCTGACCGTAAAGGGCAGGGAGGTGAACGGCCTGAACGACTTTTACCGGAAGGTCTGGGCCCTCGGGGAGGCAGGGGTTGAAGTCCCGCTCTCCATCCTCAGGGGGATTCAGATCCAGGAGATCAAGATCCGTTCCTCCAGCCGCTATCAGTTTCTTCACAGACCGGAGAAGGTCCTCTGA
- a CDS encoding NAD(P)H-dependent oxidoreductase, with protein sequence MQILVLYYSKGGNTRKLAEKIAEGVNSVSGVQAILKSTQEVTKDDFLNSAGIIAGSPVYFGGMAWDLKRIFDEYVGIRRKMENKIGAAFATSGDPSGGKETTLLSIHQCMLIYGMIVVGDPMEATGHYGVSCVGAPDERTAENGRKLGRRVAELARKLAS encoded by the coding sequence ATGCAGATATTGGTGCTCTATTATTCCAAAGGAGGAAACACCCGGAAGCTGGCCGAGAAGATTGCGGAAGGGGTAAACTCCGTTTCCGGGGTTCAGGCGATCCTCAAATCGACCCAGGAGGTGACGAAGGACGACTTTTTGAACTCGGCCGGGATCATCGCAGGCTCTCCCGTCTATTTCGGCGGGATGGCCTGGGATCTGAAACGGATCTTTGACGAGTATGTGGGCATCCGCAGAAAGATGGAGAATAAGATCGGCGCCGCCTTCGCCACCTCCGGAGATCCTTCAGGAGGAAAGGAGACGACCCTCCTTTCGATCCATCAATGCATGCTCATCTACGGGATGATCGTGGTGGGCGATCCGATGGAGGCGACCGGTCACTACGGCGTCTCTTGTGTGGGCGCTCCGGACGAGAGGACCGCGGAGAACGGACGCAAACTGGGCCGAAGGGTGGCGGAACTGGCCCGCAAACTGGCCTCTTAA
- a CDS encoding SDR family oxidoreductase, translating into MATRGKALVTGASSGIGRETAVRLAQEGFQVIAAARRQERLEELARQNPNILPRPVDLSDAQALEEFSQELLSLSEPVTVLINNAAYSIRGAIEDVPVSKIRGLFEVNLFSLIRITQACLPGMRRLRIGTIVNLSSIVGKFPFPTSGPYSATKHAVEAISDALRMEVRPFGIRVVTIRPGVIGTEFNETANRLTGDLLSRTDPDYKPVYQAYGAGIGRLFANVKIPGPELIADLIVKAVLSDSPRAVYAAGPFVEELLGERFRRDDEGFFEFMMEKTGLKGLAVPS; encoded by the coding sequence ATGGCGACCAGGGGAAAGGCTTTGGTGACGGGTGCAAGCAGCGGGATCGGTAGAGAGACGGCCGTGAGATTAGCCCAGGAGGGTTTTCAGGTGATCGCGGCGGCCCGAAGGCAAGAACGTCTCGAGGAGCTGGCAAGGCAGAACCCCAATATTCTGCCCAGGCCCGTTGATCTTTCCGATGCTCAGGCCCTGGAAGAGTTCTCCCAGGAGCTCCTAAGCCTTTCGGAGCCCGTGACCGTTCTTATCAACAATGCGGCCTACAGCATCCGGGGCGCGATCGAAGATGTTCCCGTTTCAAAGATCCGGGGCCTCTTCGAGGTCAATCTCTTTTCCCTCATTCGGATCACCCAGGCCTGCCTTCCCGGGATGAGGCGTCTGAGGATAGGGACGATCGTCAACCTCAGCTCCATCGTGGGAAAGTTTCCCTTCCCCACAAGCGGTCCTTACTCCGCGACCAAGCATGCGGTCGAGGCCATCAGCGATGCCTTAAGAATGGAGGTCCGGCCTTTCGGGATTCGTGTGGTGACGATTCGGCCGGGCGTGATTGGAACGGAGTTCAACGAGACGGCCAACCGGTTGACCGGAGATCTCCTTTCGAGGACCGATCCGGATTACAAGCCCGTCTATCAAGCCTACGGGGCCGGAATCGGAAGATTGTTCGCCAATGTGAAGATCCCCGGACCGGAATTGATCGCCGATCTCATCGTCAAGGCCGTGCTCTCCGACTCCCCCAGAGCCGTCTATGCGGCTGGCCCTTTTGTGGAAGAGCTCTTGGGAGAGAGATTTCGGCGAGACGATGAGGGGTTTTTTGAATTCATGATGGAGAAGACAGGGTTGAAGGGATTGGCAGTCCCGTCGTGA
- a CDS encoding desulfoferrodoxin family protein — protein MERREFLLSLPFFLLTLRTGVAFANKSSTTIEAPETVQKGSEVTIRVTVHHKGNNFLHYTNWLSVKVNQKEVARWEFSSGNRPEAEVFTREVKHTALEDMEVVAQANCNLHGSTGPSVAKIAVKG, from the coding sequence ATGGAACGAAGAGAATTTCTCCTATCCCTTCCCTTTTTCCTCCTGACGCTCCGGACCGGGGTCGCCTTTGCGAACAAATCCTCCACCACCATCGAGGCCCCTGAGACCGTTCAAAAAGGCTCGGAGGTGACGATTCGCGTGACCGTCCACCACAAGGGGAACAACTTCCTCCATTACACCAACTGGTTGAGCGTCAAGGTCAACCAGAAAGAGGTCGCCCGATGGGAGTTCTCTTCCGGGAACCGCCCCGAGGCCGAGGTCTTTACCAGAGAGGTCAAGCATACCGCCCTCGAGGATATGGAGGTCGTGGCTCAAGCCAACTGCAATCTCCACGGAAGCACGGGGCCGAGCGTGGCCAAGATCGCGGTGAAAGGTTAA
- the pcaD gene encoding 3-oxoadipate enol-lactonase → MRIKANGIEIHYELSGKPDAPVVVLSHSLASSLKMWEPQMEALRSRFRVLRYDTRGHGQTEVTASPYTLELLAEDAIGLIDGLGLEKVHWVGLSMGGMIGQAVALQHPRRLLSLSLCDTSAIVPEEMQPVWEERIESVRAKGMRSQFEATMERWFTPAFLRSNDPMLRLIQEEFLATPPEGYIGCASAIRRLNFINRLDEIKLPTLILVGQDDPATPVAASQAIHERIRGSKLVVLPSCRHLSNVEQAEAFNHHLLEFLKGL, encoded by the coding sequence ATGCGTATCAAAGCCAACGGCATCGAGATCCACTATGAACTTTCAGGGAAACCGGATGCGCCGGTGGTGGTCCTCAGCCACTCTCTCGCCTCCAGTCTGAAGATGTGGGAACCCCAGATGGAGGCCTTGCGTTCCCGCTTTCGGGTTCTCCGATACGATACCCGGGGTCACGGTCAGACCGAGGTCACGGCCTCCCCTTATACCCTCGAGCTCCTGGCCGAGGATGCGATCGGTCTAATCGACGGTCTCGGCCTCGAAAAGGTCCACTGGGTCGGCCTCTCGATGGGCGGGATGATCGGCCAGGCCGTCGCCCTTCAACATCCCAGACGACTTTTAAGCCTCTCCCTTTGCGATACCTCGGCGATCGTTCCGGAGGAGATGCAACCGGTCTGGGAGGAGAGGATCGAAAGCGTCCGAGCCAAGGGGATGAGGTCCCAGTTCGAGGCGACGATGGAGCGGTGGTTTACCCCTGCTTTTCTCCGGTCGAACGATCCCATGCTCCGGTTGATCCAGGAGGAATTCCTGGCGACCCCCCCAGAGGGTTATATCGGGTGCGCCTCGGCCATTCGGAGACTCAATTTTATAAACCGGCTCGATGAGATCAAACTTCCGACCCTTATCCTTGTCGGCCAAGACGACCCGGCCACGCCGGTGGCCGCCTCCCAGGCGATCCACGAGCGCATCCGGGGTTCGAAACTCGTCGTCCTCCCCTCCTGCCGCCACCTTTCCAACGTGGAACAGGCCGAGGCCTTCAACCACCACCTCTTGGAGTTTTTAAAAGGTTTGTGA
- a CDS encoding DMT family transporter: protein MAEKSRRTGYLLLTFVVLTWGANHGIVKSAFEDFPPLLFSAIRFSLSGLLVLTVTHLLERSISLRKEDFWKVFRIGLLGIGAYQLLWSVGLNLTTASNSALILSSTPLWGAIYLHLVEKEPVSVRHYLYLLLSLLGVALIVLRPGSRVQLSPQSLKGDLLMVVSSIFAAVFLSIWSRPLLKKYSPLRLMGYCMLFGSLVLWLAVPVSGVSVSLTQVGPRSWWALAYAVLLAGIVGHVSYYGGIERLGVTPSMVYLYLIPVWALLFNHLWMGERILIQQIFGGLLILIGVHGALRRRSP, encoded by the coding sequence ATGGCCGAAAAAAGTCGCCGCACCGGCTATCTCCTCCTGACGTTCGTCGTTCTCACCTGGGGCGCCAATCACGGGATCGTTAAATCGGCATTCGAGGATTTCCCACCTCTCCTTTTCAGCGCCATCCGTTTTTCCCTCTCCGGCCTCCTCGTCCTCACCGTCACCCACCTTCTCGAAAGAAGCATCTCCCTTCGTAAGGAGGATTTCTGGAAGGTCTTCCGGATAGGCCTTCTGGGAATCGGGGCCTATCAGCTCCTCTGGTCGGTGGGCCTCAATCTGACCACCGCCTCCAATTCCGCTCTCATCCTCTCGAGCACCCCCCTCTGGGGAGCCATCTACCTCCATCTGGTCGAGAAAGAACCGGTCTCGGTCCGGCACTACCTCTACCTTCTGCTCTCCCTCCTGGGCGTGGCCCTGATCGTCTTGAGACCCGGGTCAAGGGTCCAGCTCTCCCCCCAGTCCCTGAAAGGCGATCTGCTCATGGTGGTCTCTTCGATCTTTGCCGCGGTCTTTCTCTCCATCTGGTCGAGGCCCCTTTTGAAGAAATACTCTCCCCTCCGGCTGATGGGCTACTGTATGCTCTTCGGATCGCTCGTGCTCTGGCTGGCCGTTCCCGTTTCAGGAGTCTCGGTCAGCTTAACTCAGGTGGGACCGAGATCGTGGTGGGCCCTTGCGTACGCGGTCCTTCTGGCGGGGATCGTTGGCCATGTCTCCTATTACGGAGGGATCGAGAGACTGGGCGTCACCCCATCGATGGTCTACCTCTACCTCATCCCTGTCTGGGCGCTTCTATTCAACCACCTCTGGATGGGTGAAAGGATTCTGATTCAGCAGATTTTCGGAGGGTTGCTCATCCTGATCGGCGTCCACGGTGCCCTCCGGCGTCGATCTCCCTAA
- a CDS encoding M23 family metallopeptidase: MGKWAALAVGMGLGPKGCTGRFAGSLSQDGLTSEEFDERFLKYWDPIFGPPLRWSAIYGGPSNFEGHLRGGATPGVDYDVPMNTPLVPMMASYLRQATKDRHGSLYVLLVNKHRPSYRISYGHLNRVLVDRSYFLKGDLQRAAEEGVKPLMRDRIVALSGNSGMGLLKNWFVHPPHLHITLYYLNLENRTLAYLDPEKFGLDGGRPVFWDGETNLDVEPERRIEHLESTLNQLEKELQDWEGTSELEALREILRPYGRLLQGKKGKALLESEPFLELREHLKRVTLQEKRFLPGTRPYSLMLKVVGYSTEESQEIILTLPFVAPGLEMGYKRTTVRNPRESGSL, encoded by the coding sequence ATGGGGAAATGGGCAGCCCTGGCCGTTGGAATGGGCCTCGGCCCGAAGGGTTGTACGGGCAGGTTCGCCGGCAGTTTGAGCCAAGATGGGCTTACCTCCGAGGAGTTCGACGAGAGATTCCTCAAGTATTGGGACCCGATCTTCGGCCCACCGCTCCGGTGGTCCGCCATATACGGGGGTCCGAGCAATTTTGAAGGCCACCTCCGGGGCGGTGCCACGCCGGGCGTGGATTACGATGTGCCCATGAACACGCCCCTCGTCCCGATGATGGCCTCCTATTTGAGACAGGCCACGAAGGATCGCCATGGGTCCCTCTACGTCCTGCTGGTCAATAAGCATCGTCCCTCCTATCGGATCAGCTACGGTCACCTGAACAGGGTCCTCGTCGATCGGAGTTACTTTTTGAAGGGCGACCTCCAGCGGGCGGCCGAGGAAGGGGTCAAGCCCCTGATGAGGGATCGAATCGTTGCGCTTTCTGGAAACTCAGGCATGGGCCTCCTGAAGAATTGGTTCGTCCATCCCCCCCATCTCCACATCACCCTCTATTACCTCAATCTGGAGAACCGGACCTTGGCCTATCTCGATCCAGAAAAATTCGGCCTCGATGGTGGAAGACCGGTCTTCTGGGACGGCGAGACGAATTTAGACGTCGAACCGGAAAGAAGGATCGAACACCTCGAATCGACCCTGAATCAACTCGAAAAGGAGCTTCAGGACTGGGAAGGGACGAGCGAGCTGGAGGCCCTGCGAGAAATCCTCAGACCCTACGGGCGCCTTCTCCAGGGAAAAAAGGGGAAAGCGCTTCTCGAGTCGGAACCCTTTCTGGAATTGAGAGAACATCTCAAGAGAGTGACCCTCCAGGAGAAGCGATTCCTTCCGGGGACGAGGCCCTACTCTCTGATGTTAAAGGTCGTGGGCTACAGCACCGAGGAGAGCCAGGAGATCATCCTGACCCTGCCCTTTGTTGCCCCCGGCCTCGAAATGGGCTATAAGAGGACCACCGTCAGAAATCCCCGCGAATCAGGATCCCTTTGA
- a CDS encoding ferritin family protein, giving the protein MSIFFNADEIFQIGIRIETNGRAFYAAVAQGSFDPALKGLFEELSKWESEHIELFERLRQALPEAARRGGAFDPGQELALYLQATADTHVFVKNRDVSDLASRCRTPLEALGLAITFEKDSVVFYTTMKQVVPEGFGREQIDRLIDEELRHISLLHQKVRGLEGV; this is encoded by the coding sequence ATGTCGATCTTCTTCAATGCGGATGAGATCTTTCAGATCGGAATTCGGATCGAGACGAACGGTAGGGCGTTCTACGCAGCAGTTGCCCAGGGGAGTTTCGATCCTGCCTTAAAGGGCCTCTTCGAAGAGCTTTCGAAATGGGAATCGGAGCATATCGAGCTTTTCGAGCGTTTGAGGCAGGCCCTGCCGGAAGCGGCAAGAAGAGGCGGGGCTTTTGACCCCGGCCAAGAACTGGCCCTATACCTTCAGGCCACGGCCGATACCCATGTCTTTGTCAAGAACAGGGATGTGAGCGACCTGGCCTCCCGGTGCAGAACCCCTCTGGAGGCCCTGGGGCTTGCCATCACCTTTGAGAAGGACTCCGTGGTCTTTTACACGACGATGAAACAGGTGGTGCCCGAAGGGTTCGGAAGGGAACAGATCGACCGCCTCATCGACGAAGAGCTCCGGCATATCTCCCTGTTGCATCAGAAGGTGAGAGGGCTGGAGGGGGTTTAG